DNA from Bos indicus isolate NIAB-ARS_2022 breed Sahiwal x Tharparkar chromosome 15, NIAB-ARS_B.indTharparkar_mat_pri_1.0, whole genome shotgun sequence:
tgaagtcgctcattcacatccaactctttgtgaccccatggacaccaggctcctccgtccatgggattttcaagagtactggagtgggttgccgtttctttctccagggaatcttcccgactcagggattgaactcaggtctcccgtattgtagacagacgctttactgtctgagccaccagggcagtccatTTGAAGCAGTGAACTGCTACTGAAATCAAGTTGGGAGTTTCTCTCTGCAGAGAGTAGTGAAAAGGATGATAAGCCCCAAATGTGATAGGATTCTTTCATTCTTCAGATTGGGACTGACTGTGCTCTTATGTGTATGGCAAGCCTGCTCTGCAGAAGTCAGAATGATACTCTTGGAGGTCATTGTCTCCCAAATGCCTGTTCACAGGCCAGTACTTCACTAGCTGCAGAAATATGACTGAGGagtatgtttaaaatagatgttGCCAGGGCTCCGCTTCCAAAATTCAGATTCACTGTGTCTTGGGTGGGTCCAGGCATCTGTTTTTAGCCCTCTACCCCAGAAATTCCTTATGTGCTGCCAGGTTGGGAGACCTGTAATACAGGTTTTAGAGTGGGAAGAACTTGACCTTGGAGGCCAGGGATGGGGTGCCCAGGCCCTCCCCGGCCCAGCGGCCTCATGGTTCTGTCTCCCCACCCAGTGACTCTGACGGTTGCCAGCGTGAAGCTCGAGGTGCACAACAGTAACATCGTTGGGGCCATCCAGCTCCCCAGGCCCGAGGTGGCCCCTGAAGGCGACACGTATGAAAACATCTTCCACAATTTCCGGGAGTACCAGATTGAGGTTCGCAAGGCACCAGGACACTATGAGGTATGGGGTTCTCCACGGTCAGACTCACCTGTCTCCTGGGGCCGGAAGTGCCTTTTGTCCTCCCCTTGGGAACTTTACCTGCAGAGTCAGGGAGGTTGTGAGGTggatgggggtggagagggagggttGAGATGGCCTCAGTCCTCAAGTATGTGCTTCTGCCAGATGGCAGGGAAGGCAGTGCCTGCTAGGTGTCTGCGGGACATTGTATAACTACAGGGGACATTGTATAGCTATGGTTTCCAATCCTCTTGTAGGCggagactttattttgttttatagctGGGGAAATGAGGCTCCAGGAGGCCCTGTAAGCACACGCCCATAAATGAGGGACCTGGAACCACAAAATCCATCTTCTTTCCTAtccaccatgggcttcccaggtggtgcccagtcataaagaaccctcctgccaatgaggagatataagagacacgggttcaatccctgagtcgggacgatcccctgaggagggcatggcaaaccactccagtatccttgcctggagaatcccatgaacagaggagtctggtgggctatagtccatggcgtcacaaagagtcggacatgactaaatcaacttagcatgcatgcatgcatccctTTCCACCACAGTTGACTCCAGCCCCTTCTGGGAAGGTCCTCAGTATCTATAAAacacttccttttctcttttagtaCAAAATAAATCATGGTAATCACAGAGACCTTGGGCTGCATTGATAAAGCAGGGTTTGTCACCTTAGAAAAAAGAACACTGAAGAAGGTTGACTTGCAGTGCTTTAGAGTATCTCTAACTGCCCCTCTGGCTCTCATGTGCCATGGAACAAGGATATCGTGTTTATTGCTCTggttgttttcatttcagtcccatgGCAAGGTCAAAAACGAAAGCTTCAAACTCCCAATCCCGAGAGGGGTGGGAGAGTTCTGCGTCAGGGTGAAACCGTCTGTGGGCTCCCGAGTAAACAAGGAGGTCTGGTCCAAGGAGGAGTGCATCCTGCTCACCTCGCAGTGTGAGTTGGTTGGGGCTGCTGTCcgggcaggagggaggcaggagggaaggaagcagggctGCCGCTGAGGGGCACTGTGCTGGCCCCCCACCCGCCAGCACAGCCCTCCATCCTAACCCAGCCCCTGTGAAAGAGCTCCTGTTGTCCCGATTTTAGAGAGatgggaactgaggctcagtaCCTATAAGTGACTTCCAGGCTGTGGCCACAGTGCCAGGTCTCCCACCAGAGCCCAGCTAAGCTCCCAGGAGCCCTTCCCAGCCCCGCTTAGTCAGCTGTGATGGTTCCTGTTTGTCACATTCCTCGGCTGAATGGAGCTAGGGACCCCAAGGGCATCTCAGAactttccctcctccccctcagaGGAAGCAGAACTGAGCTAGCTCTTCTCCGCAGCTGCAAAAGTCAGCAGACACTGTGCCAGGCTCCCAACCAAGTGCTGGGGGTGTGGAGGGTGGGTGGCAGGCAAGGGAATGTGTGAAGGGTGTGAAGTTCGTGGTTCTGCCCACAAGGATCCTATGGTCTGCCTGGGAAGACAGGGCATGGCAAGAGGAGGCTGCATCTAGCTACTTGGGATAGTAGATGTTGAATGCCTAGCGGGTGATGTCAACAGTCAGTGGGCTGGGAGAGTGCCCGGTCCAGTGGGGGCAGCATCCAGCAGTGACCAGAAGGACTCCTTGCTTTTCTATACACATTTCAATTTATGACAGACACTTAGAAGCTGGTTGTTATTTAAGCCCCACTCTCACTGAAGCAGAGCAAGGCACCATCTCTGTGCCACGTGGCCTTACACACTTTTTCAACATCCACTCACTAATACAGAAATAGTTTTGTGTACaggtctgggttcaaatctcagcctCACCACTTAGGAAATATATCACTTTGGGCAACTTAATCTCTGCGGACCTCAGGATGCTAGTCTATAAAAATAGGGACGGTAATAGTATTTACCTCTTAAGAGTAAGAATCAGATAACATAAGTATCGTAGTCCCCCCTTATTCCCAGGGCATACGTTCCAAGACCCCCAGTGGTGGCCCTGAAATCATGGATGTATACTAATTTTTCCTGTACATACATGCATATGACAGAGTTTAATTTATCAATTAAATCGAagataattttaagttaaaagaatgtccaaattgccagcatcattACTCTTGCACTTTGGGGCCATGATTGAGTAAAATAAGGGTTTCTTAGACAAAAGCACTGAATACCACAACCGCCCATCTGATAACTGAGGCAGTCCCTAAGTGACACAGGCAGGATCTTCTGGACAGAAGGAGGATTCATGTCCCAGGTGGGACAGAGTGATAGAGTGGGACAGCATGAGATTTCACATTACTCAGAATGGCACATGATTTAacttatcaattatttatttctggaaatCGTCCATGTAACGTTTTTGGACCACAGGTCACTGAAACCACAGATTGGGGCGGGGGGTGCTGTTTTCAAGGGCTTGGAACTTCACAGCCACCTGTGAGGGAGGCACTCTTATTGTGCCATTTTGTAGATGGTGAAACTAAGGCTCAGGGAGACTGAGTAATTTGTCCACGGcctcacagctagtaagtggtagacCTGGGATCGGAACCCAGGTCTGGCCGCTCCCAGAGCCCCCCTTCTTACCTGTTGCACCATCCTGCGCCTCAGCTCTGTGTGCCATCGTGTGAGTTCTCTGCAAAGACTGGCGGCAGGGTCCATGTGTTTAGTGAGGGATCCTTCAGCGTGGAGGGTGGAAAGCCAGGCAGGGATTCCCAAGAATCCAGGGaccactcccagtgcagggggcctaggttcagtCCGTGGTCAGGAAACTAGGTTCTGCACGCCACAGTGAAAACAAGAATGCAGCTGCGGCCTCGGGAGCTGTGGCCTAGAGGTAGCCTGAGGGGCCGGAGGGGTGGTTACTCGGCCACTCACCGAGAGGCCCCTGAGAGGGGCCACGGGGACGCCCCTCCACGTCCCACGGCCTACAAACCCATCTCTCTGGACCCCACAGATTTCACAGTGACCAACATCAGCATCTTTCTCACCTTCGTCCTGCTGCTCTATGGAGCCCTGGCCTTCTGTCTGACCTTCCAGCTGTATGTGCGGCGCCGGGGGAAGCTGCCTGCTGTCCTGGTGAGTCTTGCACAGAGGCTACCGCCCCATCCTTCCTTCCCAGCCCTACCAGGACTCCTAGAGGCAGGGCACACCCTCCCAGGCAGTCCGTAACCTCAGTCCTGATGTTTTCAGAGGCACCTTCATCAAGCAccatggggtgggagggagaactTGAATGCCAAGCCCAGTACAGAGAATGTTGCCTTATCGTGGCCCAGAAAAAACACAGTAATGCCAACCCACCTCACGCCGTTTTGTTACTATTTGCTAATGACTGGCTGCAGACCAGCCCCTGGGCATTAGTACCTTGGAGACAGGCAGTTATAAGCCTGACTTTACAACGGAGGGaactgaggcagaaagagatCGTTACATGCAGAGAGCCCCACAGCCAGCAAGAGTCAAGGCCAGAGCCCAGCCTTGCCCATCCCTAGAGGCTGTGCTGAGTGCTCTGGAAGAGGAAGACAAGGGGCTGTGGTCAGGGTGGAGAGAGCAGCCTGGAGAGGATGCTgagaggagggcttcctggaggaagcagcATCTCCAGCCCTTcctgggaggggcgggggcgggggtggggcaggtCTCCTCTGACTACACAGTGCTGACAGATGCTGGTTTGTAGTCAGTCAGCCTCTGAAATTCAACTTGTCCCATTGAGCAGCATCTCCAGACCTCAGCCCATCTCTGGCCTGGGATTCAGACTGGACCAAAGATGGTCCCCAAAACTGACATTATTGGGATGATCAAGGACTCAGCTATAAGGATGGGCTCTGTCAGGGAGACAGGAGCCCGGGGAAGCTCACAAATGGAAGGGGACCTTCTGCAGGGTTCCCAGGATCTCTAGGGAGGATAAGGCAAGTGGCAAAGGCCCTCTGAAATGATCTTGAGTAAGAATTCCGGGATGGGCAtggagtggggagaaggggagTGAAGCTGCCTGGTGAGCGCACCGTGGGGCCTGCCCTCAAGGATGGGGAACTAGAAAGCAGAGCAGTGGGAGAGGACCACTGGATAGAAGTGTCTTAGTTGAGCTTGAGGAAAGACTTCTAGTAAGAGGGAGTGGGCAGTGGAGCTACGGTTACCAAGCATCCACAACATGCTAAGTGTTGTACGGAAAGCAACTGAGTAAGTGGGCCCAAGAGGCTTGATCAGGTCTGGAGGGACAGCCAATGAATCAACTATTAACTTTAATGCAAACCAGTGAAATAGACATAGACGTAGATGCAAAAATGCCAAAGGAGATGACAAGCAATCTGTAGTTTTTTGTTCCTTCTGAACATTTGGATCAGAGACTTAAATCAGCTATTAACTTTAATACAAACCTTGGCCTAAATGACACAGCTGATAAGAGgcaaagctggaatttgaacctggAAAGTCTGGCTCCAGAATATACATCCTTAGTCATATGATATTAATAGGGATCCAGCCAATAAGAGTTGAATTAGAGTCATCACATACAAAGGGATCTAGATGTGCAACCGTGAGTCAGTAAGTCAGTCTATAAACCTTaggagtgcctactatgtgccagctcAGTTTAAGCAGCTCTGGGAATAGAGTGGCCAATAAGAACAGACAACTTCCACCCTCAGGAGCTTGTGAACATTTTGTTGGGTATAGGGAGTGAGCGTatctgtgtatatgcatgtgggagcacagaaaaaagaattaactccAGAAACTAAGTGCtaagaataaataaacaaggtTGATAGGAAGAGGGGAGATTGGAAAAGTCTCTCTGAGGAGATGACCTCTGAGCCAAGACCTGAATGATAAGAAGGATACAGTCATACAAAATGTTTGGGGAAGAGTATTCCGAGCAGGAGTAgccaaaggccctgaggcagcacTGTCTGGAGCAGAAGGAACCCCAGTGCAACTGGGGCAGAAGAGCTAGGGGGAGAAGGGTTAAGTGACTTCCTGGGACCATTAGCAATTAATggggactaagcgacttcactttcacgtttcactttcatgcattggagaggaaaatggcaacccactccagtgttcctgcctggagaatcctggggatgggggagcctggtggcctgccgtctgtagggtcgcacagagtctgacacaactgaagcgacttagcagcagcagcagcagcagcagagcctcctCAGCTCCTAGTTCTGTGCCTGTTCACTGACCCACACTGAAGCCAGGCTGTGTTTATGAGAGTCACACTCGGAGTGGAGAAATGATCTTGGTATCTCACCTCcagcattttaaaagatgaagcaAATAGCATGGAATAGGACGGGACAGAATACAATAGATCACTATACACAGGCAGTAACAATAAGTATTATTTTGTGAAACTGATTTCAGTTGTATATGAATACTATATTTGTGTGCTATTTATACCTTACGTAGCGTTATTATGTAACATGTTTCTCACTCAGGGTCCTACTGGGGGGAAAAAGTCTGAAACACATTTCTAGATCTCAATGGTCCAGCCAGCCTCTCGGGTTTGAAAAGCACTGCTGACGGAGCTGCCTGAGAATGTTCACCTTTCCTTGCAGCCTCCCATTCTGTCTGAGCTCTGAGAACACAGGCTTCTTAGGTAGCTGGCCTGAGTCAAACTGAGAATTGCACGAGGAGGAAAACTCGATTCTGAAACAAAGCCAAAAGGACAAGCAACCTGTCCTGCAGGCTCTCCCGTGCCCCGTCTGTTGGAGCAGTGTCTCCTGAACCCCTCACCTCTCCTGGCTGCACTGGGGTGGGTTCCTGCTGGTGACTCTCCCGCCCCTCTCACTCTGCGTTCTCCTCCCCAGGTCTTCAAGAAGCCCAGTCCCTTCAACCTCATCAGCCAGTTTTCCCACCCAGAGACCCAAGATACCGTCCACACCCTGGATGAGGAGGCCTTCCCCAAGGTGACTCCGGAGCTGAGGAACTCAGACATGCACGGCAGCACCGACAGTGGCTTCGGCAGTGCCAAGCCGTCGCTGCAGACCGAGGAGCCCCAgttcctcctccctgcctccgACCCCCAGGCCGGGGGGACTCTGGAAAAGGGGATGCCCCAGGAGTTGGAGAACAGCTGTGGTAGTGCAGGTAGTAGCAACAGTGCAGACAGCGGGATCTGCTTGCCAGATCCCCGCCTGTGTCCCGGCACGGAGCCCAGCTGGGAGCCACAGGTGGGGAGCGACAGCCGGGACCGGGAGGACAGTGGCATTGGCCTGGTCCAGAACTCTAGGGGACAGCCTGAGGATGCTCAGGGTGGCTCAGCTTCAGGCCATGTGAGTCCCCTGGGACCTGAGGAGCCTGTGGAAGAAGACTCAGTGGCAGGGGCCTTCCAGGGCTACCTGAAGCAGACCCAGTGCCCAGAGGAGAAGGCAGCCCAGGCAGGCGGCCTGGAAGAAGAGTCTTCCTCAACAGAGGACCTTGACCCCCAATTCAGGACGTGCCTGGATACTGAGGCGGGCTGGCCTCTACCAGCCCTGGCCAAGGGCTATGTGCAACAGGACCCCCCAGAAATGATTCTTGCTCCTTTGCAGACCCCTGAAGAACAGTGGGACCGACCAACTGAGGACTGGTCATTTCTGGGCTTGACCAGCTGTGGCGACCTCGGCACATCTGACTGGAGCTTTGCCCATGACCTTGCCCCTCTGGATTGTGTGCCGGCCCCGGGCGGTCTCCTGGGCAGTTTTGACTCAGACCTGGTCACCCTGCCACTGATCACCAGCCTGCAGTCAAATGAGTGAGGCAGGCTAAGGGCTTGCTTTTGATTTCAGCTGCACGCTGCCTGGACCCAGAGGATCCAGGGGCCAGAAGTGAAGCACAATGCCAGTCTGAGCACTTTGCTGCAGGCCCAGTAGGTGTCCAGGAGGAATCTAGACTAACACAGGATACATAGGTGGCATCGGCTTGCTCTGCAGACAGGGCCCTGCAGACTCTGGCAGAGCTGAGAAGAGCAGGGTAGAGACCTCCCCTCTCCTCGGGACACGTCCTGTGCTTTAAAGGACTCTTTGCTCAGGGGGATCATGAAGCCACCAGGCTAAAGGCAGCTCAGTGAGCCAGGCCTCCCCACTTAGGCCGTCCATGTGTCAGGAGAGCCTCCAGTAGGATGGAGGGCTGGGAGGATAGAGGCGTCAGGGCTGCCAATACAGGGGCCACTtccaggggaggaaggaggaaacagGAGCCAAAGGGAGCTGAGATCCAAAAGGGGGCTTCTGACTCAGAACCCTGGGGATGTTGCGTCCATCTGCAGACAGTGCCCTCTTTCGAGCAAATAGAGCAGCAGCCCCCTGGGGCACTCGGAGTGGCCATGTCACACACTGCCCTCATCCTGCTGCTCCCACCACCTTGCTGACAGAACCAGAGAAACCATGGGTGTTTGTCCTGGTCCAAACACAGCCCTTCAGTGGCTCTCTGGGCTTGGACATCACCTTATCTGCCCAGGAAGGTCAGGGTTAGGACCTGTACTTGTGTTGCTGCTGATGTCCAGCTATAGGACAGGGCACTGGGCTGAGACCTCTGTCCTCTCAGTGATCAGATGTGGTGAGCTTGGACCAGCAGCCACTTCTCAGAAGTggatgtcgctcagttgtgtccgactctgtgcaaccccatggaggctgtaacctgccaggctcctctgtccatgggattctccaagcaagaatattggacagggtagtcattcccttctccaggggatcttcctgactcagggatcgaacctgtgtctcctgcatgacaggcagattctttaccatctgagccacttatcAAAGGGCCGTGGTTattccatttgtaaaataaagactCAGTCTCATGCTGGGATGTTGGCCAGCCTGGCTTCTGGGGTGACACCTCCAACCCCACATGATGCTGGGCTGGGAGGAAGCCGTGTCCACACAGAGCTGAGGGCCGAGGGACAGCCCCACGCTGAGGGCTCATCCACGTAGCAGGAGTGGATGGGATTGTGCTGAGACAATGACCAGACCCTgggcccagggagggggcaggtgtAGGCTCTGCTTCCCCACAGTCAGTTTGGGATCTGTCTGCACCTGTGAGCAGGGAAACTGTATGCCCCCCGGGTCATCCTTGGCCCTGCCTTCTCCGTGCCACTCTTGGAATAAGCATCAGGCCCAGTGAATCCAGCCAGAGCTCCTCCACTCCGCCAGAAAGCTCATAGATGCCAGTCCGATAATAATTCCCTCTAGAAACAGGTCTGAGGGAGGGTTTCTCAGCATTTCCTTGgagggtttatttatttagtttatttattgaaaaggcaGCATGGTACAGGGAAAGAGTTCTGGGCATTTCAAGAGCCTAGTAGTTCTCATTCTGACTTCACTGTTcctagccatgtgaccttgggaaagtcacctTTCCTGATCTGTGAAACCAGAAAATGTTGCCTGACTTGTTTTGTTTATAAGGTTCCACTGAAAACATGAGTGCGAATGTGGCTTGAAACACAAGGCTCTGTTAATGAGTTGATGTATGTTTTTTCTTCCAATAAATTATTGGGATCACAGGAATCTCAGAAAACCAGTCAGATGTCTGATGACACAGTGGCTGGTAGAGGCGTGAGGTTATTGATGATCAAGGATGATAATGAATAGGATGTGTGACATCAGTCAGATATCGATGACACAGTGGCTGGTAGAAGTGTCAAGTTATTGATGATCAAGGATGAAAATGAATAAGATGTGTGATGTCGCTTTAAGGCACCAAGACTGAGAACTCAACGCTCAAATCAGGTCTAGTTCCTCATGTTACCGTTTGttgcctgtgaccttgggcaaattcctTACTAAGTCcccgtttcctcatctataaaatgggaataataattccTCGTGGGGATGTTGGGAGGTTTAAACGAGATCATACATAAACAGTTTAACGTACCAGGTGTATGGTATTCTAGGCATAGGTAGCTGAcattgactttgtttttttaaatttttaattggaggataattgctttacagtgttgtgttggcttcAGCTGTATGTTGTTGACTTGTAAAGCTGTAAAGGGAAATGAACAGTTTTTCCTGGAAActggtgaaaatgaaagagatctttaaaaatgtatattaaatatatgacaAAATTGTTGAAAGAGAAGGTAAGCAAAGATaatgaaggaattccctggcagtccagtggttaggaccctgagctttcagtgacaagggcccgagttcgatccctggtccgggaaccaagatcccataaGTCATGgggtgccaccaaaaaaaaaaaaagaatgataatgtAAAAATTATGTAATATAATGAGAGATAATGAAAATGGATATAAATGA
Protein-coding regions in this window:
- the IL10RA gene encoding interleukin-10 receptor subunit alpha — encoded protein: MLSHQIVKLVALLSLLLGSRAHELPRPPSAWFEAEFFHHVLYWTPIPNQSESTYYEVELLRYGVEPTSWKSIQRCSQMLMMSCDVTMETLDLYRSNGYRARVRAVDGSQHSNWTSPNTRFSMDEVTLTVASVKLEVHNSNIVGAIQLPRPEVAPEGDTYENIFHNFREYQIEVRKAPGHYESHGKVKNESFKLPIPRGVGEFCVRVKPSVGSRVNKEVWSKEECILLTSQYFTVTNISIFLTFVLLLYGALAFCLTFQLYVRRRGKLPAVLVFKKPSPFNLISQFSHPETQDTVHTLDEEAFPKVTPELRNSDMHGSTDSGFGSAKPSLQTEEPQFLLPASDPQAGGTLEKGMPQELENSCGSAGSSNSADSGICLPDPRLCPGTEPSWEPQVGSDSRDREDSGIGLVQNSRGQPEDAQGGSASGHVSPLGPEEPVEEDSVAGAFQGYLKQTQCPEEKAAQAGGLEEESSSTEDLDPQFRTCLDTEAGWPLPALAKGYVQQDPPEMILAPLQTPEEQWDRPTEDWSFLGLTSCGDLGTSDWSFAHDLAPLDCVPAPGGLLGSFDSDLVTLPLITSLQSNE